A window of Panicum virgatum strain AP13 chromosome 8K, P.virgatum_v5, whole genome shotgun sequence contains these coding sequences:
- the LOC120645087 gene encoding protein PYRICULARIA ORYZAE RESISTANCE 21-like isoform X2 has protein sequence MAEKISMIIVVVNLDCHKCYNKIRKILCQLQDCERIQMISFDDKSKTITIVGPFDPIRLACKLRCKGGKVIRDIHIVDNGAAAEDGRAATVAGSEPAKNGRPKHDDEPLRSPNKPSKPPRPPCRPCEQAPVEYVIPTVEIPSLPAPPVGPCGCPCCAPCHLGYYEGCRCCCCGRLYAQPLRAPAGCGYRSCRTFSDEDPTAACSIM, from the exons ATGGCAGAGAAg ATCTCCATGATAATCGTCGTGGTTAACCTTGATTGCCACAAGTGCTACAATAAGATCCGCAAGATTCTATGCCAGCTCCAAG ACTGCGAGAGGATCCAGATGATCTCCTTCGACGATAAGAGCAAGACGATCACCATCGTCGGGCCGTTCGACCCGATCAGGCTCGCCTGCAAGCTCCGGTGCAAGGGCGGCAAGGTGATCAGGGACATCCACATCGTGGACAACGGAGCCGCCGCAGAGGATGGCAGAGCGGCCACTGTCGCCGGATCGGAGCCGGCGAAGAACGGCAGGCCGAAGCACGACGATGAGCCGCTGCGGTCACCTAATAAGCCGTCAaagccgccgcgcccgccgtgtAGGCCGTGCGAGCAGGCGCCGGTGGAGTACGTGATACCGACGGTGGAGATCCCGTcgttgccggcgccgccggtgggGCCGTGCGGGTGCCCCTGCTGCGCGCCGTGCCACCTGGGCTACTACGAGGGGtgccggtgctgctgctgcggcaggTTGTACGCGCAGCCGCtgcgggcgccggcggggtgCGGGTACAGGAGCTGCCGGACCTTCAGCGACGAGGACCCGACAGCGGCGTGCAGCATCATGTGA
- the LOC120645087 gene encoding protein PYRICULARIA ORYZAE RESISTANCE 21-like isoform X1, with translation MAEKISMIIVVVNLDCHKCYNKIRKILCQLQDCERIQMISFDDKSKTITIVGPFDPIRLACKLRCKGGKVIRDIHIVDNGAAAEDGRAATVAGSEPAKNGRPKHDDEPLRSPNKPSKPPRPPCRPCEQAPVEYVIPTVEIPSLPAPPVGPCGCPCCAPCHLGYYEGCRCCCCGRLYAQPLRAPAGCGYRSCRTFSDEDPTAACSIM, from the exons ATCTCCATGATAATCGTCGTGGTTAACCTTGATTGCCACAAGTGCTACAATAAGATCCGCAAGATTCTATGCCAGCTCCAAG ACTGCGAGAGGATCCAGATGATCTCCTTCGACGATAAGAGCAAGACGATCACCATCGTCGGGCCGTTCGACCCGATCAGGCTCGCCTGCAAGCTCCGGTGCAAGGGCGGCAAGGTGATCAGGGACATCCACATCGTGGACAACGGAGCCGCCGCAGAGGATGGCAGAGCGGCCACTGTCGCCGGATCGGAGCCGGCGAAGAACGGCAGGCCGAAGCACGACGATGAGCCGCTGCGGTCACCTAATAAGCCGTCAaagccgccgcgcccgccgtgtAGGCCGTGCGAGCAGGCGCCGGTGGAGTACGTGATACCGACGGTGGAGATCCCGTcgttgccggcgccgccggtgggGCCGTGCGGGTGCCCCTGCTGCGCGCCGTGCCACCTGGGCTACTACGAGGGGtgccggtgctgctgctgcggcaggTTGTACGCGCAGCCGCtgcgggcgccggcggggtgCGGGTACAGGAGCTGCCGGACCTTCAGCGACGAGGACCCGACAGCGGCGTGCAGCATCATGTGA
- the LOC120645087 gene encoding protein PYRICULARIA ORYZAE RESISTANCE 21-like isoform X3: MIIVVVNLDCHKCYNKIRKILCQLQDCERIQMISFDDKSKTITIVGPFDPIRLACKLRCKGGKVIRDIHIVDNGAAAEDGRAATVAGSEPAKNGRPKHDDEPLRSPNKPSKPPRPPCRPCEQAPVEYVIPTVEIPSLPAPPVGPCGCPCCAPCHLGYYEGCRCCCCGRLYAQPLRAPAGCGYRSCRTFSDEDPTAACSIM; encoded by the exons ATGATAATCGTCGTGGTTAACCTTGATTGCCACAAGTGCTACAATAAGATCCGCAAGATTCTATGCCAGCTCCAAG ACTGCGAGAGGATCCAGATGATCTCCTTCGACGATAAGAGCAAGACGATCACCATCGTCGGGCCGTTCGACCCGATCAGGCTCGCCTGCAAGCTCCGGTGCAAGGGCGGCAAGGTGATCAGGGACATCCACATCGTGGACAACGGAGCCGCCGCAGAGGATGGCAGAGCGGCCACTGTCGCCGGATCGGAGCCGGCGAAGAACGGCAGGCCGAAGCACGACGATGAGCCGCTGCGGTCACCTAATAAGCCGTCAaagccgccgcgcccgccgtgtAGGCCGTGCGAGCAGGCGCCGGTGGAGTACGTGATACCGACGGTGGAGATCCCGTcgttgccggcgccgccggtgggGCCGTGCGGGTGCCCCTGCTGCGCGCCGTGCCACCTGGGCTACTACGAGGGGtgccggtgctgctgctgcggcaggTTGTACGCGCAGCCGCtgcgggcgccggcggggtgCGGGTACAGGAGCTGCCGGACCTTCAGCGACGAGGACCCGACAGCGGCGTGCAGCATCATGTGA